Proteins from a single region of Cydia pomonella isolate Wapato2018A chromosome 13, ilCydPomo1, whole genome shotgun sequence:
- the LOC133523958 gene encoding 5-hydroxytryptamine receptor yields MNNSLLIQRLNESNNDVDTTTEWFLANCSWTDAVAWGCNGTSANVTDSNVTSLVLMAVTSVVLAGVILATIVGNVFVIAAIIIERNLQNVANYLVASLAVADLMVACLVMPLGAVYEVSQGWILGPELCDMWTSSDVLCSSASILHLVAIATDRYWAVTDVDYIHNRNERRIFTMIVLVWGAALVVSLAPQLGWKDPDYLARITQQQKCLVSQDLAYQIFATMSTFYVPLAVILILYWKIFQTARRRIRRRTEPPPPRPTSADGTTTPGRPVQSARDRRFVKKKFLNLKKCNQRTRTEALAASLLLTEGQSTSTVDTLDEEPRTTAFTINEKAPSVSPEKSSSTVTNGSKAERAIVPAPSHREKKESLEAKRERKAAKTLAIITGAFVFCWLPFFIMALVMPICSSCVISDYLASFFLWLGYFNSTLNPVIYTIFSPDFRQAFARILFGTHRRGRNKKF; encoded by the exons ATGAACAATTCGCTACTCATACAACGACTGAATGAATCTAACA ATGACGTCGACACAACGACGGAATGGTTTCTCGCGAACTGCTCATGGACGGACGCGGTGGCGTGGGGCTGTAATGGCACCAGCGCCAACGTCACAGACTCCAACGTCACGTCGCTCGTCCTCATGGCGGTCACCTCCGTGGTGTTGGCGGGGGTCATCCTCGCCACTATAGTTG GTAACGTGTTCGTGATAGCAGCAATAATAATCGAGAGGAACCTCCAGAACGTAGCGAACTATTTGGTCGCGTCGCTCGCCGTGGCCGATTTGATGGTGGCGTGTCTGGTCATGCCGCTGGGAGCTGTGTACGAA GTAAGCCAGGGCTGGATCCTGGGCCCCGAGCTGTGCGACATGTGGACCTCCAGCGACGTGCTCTGCAGCTCCGCTTCCATTCTTCACCTCGTCGCTATAGCTACAGATAG GTACTGGGCTGTGACGGATGTCGACTACATCCACAACCGCAACGAGCGGCGCATCTTCACGATGATCGTGCTGGTATGGGGCGCCGCGCTCGTGGTCTCTCTCGCCCCGCAGCTAGGCTGGAAGGACCCCGACTACCTCGCCCGCATCACCCAGCAGCAGAAGTGCCTCGTCAGCCAAGACCTAGCCTACCAAATCTTCGCCACTATGTCCACCTTCTACGTACCGCTTGCCGTCATCCTCATCCTTTATTGGAAGATCTTCCAAACAGCCAGACGACGAATCAGAAGGAGGACTGAACCGCCCCCCCCTCGCCCGACGTCAGCTGACGGCACTACGACTCCTGGTAGACCAGTACAATCCGCCAGAGACAGGCGCTTCGTAAAGAAAAAGTTCCTCAACTTAAAGAAGTGCAATCAACGCACGCGGACCGAAGCGCTAGCCGCTTCGCTTCTCCTCACTGAAGGCCAAAGCACTTCCACTGTAGATACCCTGGATGAGGAACCTCGCACAACTGCGTTCACGATCAACGAAAAAGCGCCTTCCGTTTCACCTGAGAAGTCTTCCTCCACCGTTACAAATGGGTCGAAAGCGGAGCGCGCTATCGTTCCCGCTCCCTCGCATAGGGAAAAGAAGGAGTCGCTAGAAGCGAAGAGAGAGAGAAAAGCAGCTAAGACGCTTGCAATCATAACAGGGGCCTTCGTGTTCTGCTGGCTACCTTTCTTCATAATGGCACTTGTAATGCCTATCTGTTCTTCTTGCGTGATCAGTGATTACTTGGCCAGCTTCTTCCTCTGGCTTGGCTATTTCAACTCGACGCTAAACCCGGTAATCTACACTATCTTCAGCCCTGACTTCCGCCAGGCCTTCGCCCGGATCCTCTTCGGCACTCACCGACGAGGCCGCAATAAAAAATTCT